In the genome of Aspergillus flavus chromosome 8, complete sequence, one region contains:
- a CDS encoding putative translin-associated factor TraX (translin-associated protein X), producing the protein MAGTKRTWDGKQLSLQPNNNNNHQTTITMAEQPTQIHSIFETFRNELDEHHDRRERLIKISRDITALSKKIIFSLQRIRKLNAPLPENITKETQSRFTQIQSLFTNALPDLTGPNKWRYQRQLSGAIQEYIEALSFHHYLTSQTLITLPEVRTKLPAEILVTEEDYLLGLFDLTGEMMRFAVTALSAGSVASEEKKMGLSREQNGIVVDLREMRSLFEGLSVSRRHNLIKDLGKKMEVMQGSVEKVERAAYGILVRGSERPAGWMPDLSGGGDEGY; encoded by the exons ATGGCCGGAACCAAACGCACCTGGGACGGCAAACAGCTCTCACTccaacccaacaacaacaacaaccatcAGACTACTATTACAATGGCCGAACAACCGACGCAAATTCACTCCATCTTCGAGACCTTCCGCAACGAGCTAGATGAGCACCACGATCGGCGCGAGCGACTAATCAAGATCTCAAGAGATATCACGGCACTGAGCAAGAAGAT TATCTTCTCCCTCCAACG AATCCGCAAACTCAACGCCCCGCTCCCGGAAAACATCACAAAAGAAACTCAATCCCGCTTCACCCAAATCCAATCCCTCTTCACCAACGCCCTCCCAGACCTCACCGGCCCAAACAAATGGCGCTACCAGCGTCAACTAAGCGGCGCAATTCAGGAATATATCGAGGCGCTCTCCTTCCACCACTATCTCACCTCGCAGACCCTCATCACGCTCCCCGAAGTGCGCACGAAACTCCCCGCCGAGATACTCGTCACGGAGGAGGATTATCTGTTGGGTTTGTTTGATTTAACTGGGGAGATGATGCGGTTTGCGGTTACGGCGCTGTCGGCTGGGTCGGTTGCTtctgaggagaagaagatggggtTGAGTAGGGAGCAGAATGGGATTGTGGTGGATTTGAGGGAGATGAGGTCGCTTTTTGAGGGGTTGAGTGTGTCTAGACGGCATAATTTGATTAAGGAtttggggaagaagatggaggttATGCAGGGGAGTGTggagaaggtggagaggGCTGCTTATGGGATTTTGGTGAGGGGGAGTGAGAGGCCGGCTGGGTGGATGCCGGATCtctctggtggtggtgatgagggGTATTAA